From one Mucilaginibacter inviolabilis genomic stretch:
- a CDS encoding TerD family protein, which produces MAINLQKGQKIDLGLSKMTVGLGWNPNEGTGYDFDLDVSAIMIDENRFVPQDEFFVFYNNVDSPDSAVHHTGDDPSGGNSDGGDDESINVDLTRVDSKIQEILFVVTIHEAQPRRQNFGQVRDSYIRIIDELTGSEVCKYELGEDFSIETAIEFGRLYRRGGAWKFEASGVGYKEDLAFFLSKYFKGQIIK; this is translated from the coding sequence ATGGCTATCAACTTACAAAAGGGACAAAAAATAGATCTCGGTTTATCAAAAATGACAGTTGGTTTGGGCTGGAACCCGAACGAAGGTACAGGTTACGATTTTGACCTGGATGTATCGGCAATTATGATAGACGAGAACAGATTTGTACCTCAGGATGAATTTTTTGTTTTTTATAATAATGTAGATTCTCCCGATTCGGCCGTTCACCATACCGGAGATGACCCATCAGGTGGCAACAGCGATGGCGGCGATGATGAATCCATCAATGTGGATCTGACCAGAGTAGATTCCAAGATACAGGAAATATTATTTGTAGTAACCATACATGAGGCACAACCCCGCAGGCAAAATTTTGGCCAGGTGCGCGATTCATACATCCGCATTATCGACGAGTTGACCGGCAGCGAAGTATGTAAATATGAACTGGGTGAAGACTTTTCGATCGAGACGGCTATCGAATTTGGCAGATTATACCGTCGCGGCGGTGCCTGGAAATTTGAAGCATCGGGCGTGGGTTATAAGGAAGACCTGGCCTTCTTTTTAAGTAAATATTTTAAAGGGCAAATCATTAAGTAA
- a CDS encoding TerD family protein, which translates to MAINLVKGQTIDLRKNDKGESFDLSSVTIGLGWDVKQSGGGGFLGKLFGGGEEAEYDLDAIAFLLDKNGRVADRGRSFQKPNGNTVSLYEGDVIYFNSMRHPSGNIWLTGDNRTGAGDGDDEQIIVKLDSLDPKFDRILFIVAIYQGRKNNQHFGMVDNAFIRAVDNHGKEIAKFSLSGDSTYNGMCSMTFAEVYRKDGTWKFRAIGEPHTTDNFLELLKQY; encoded by the coding sequence ATGGCAATTAATTTAGTAAAAGGTCAAACTATTGACCTGCGTAAAAATGATAAAGGCGAGAGTTTTGATCTGTCGTCGGTTACTATTGGTTTGGGCTGGGATGTAAAGCAAAGTGGTGGTGGTGGCTTCCTGGGTAAACTGTTTGGCGGTGGCGAAGAAGCTGAATACGATCTGGATGCCATCGCATTTCTGCTGGATAAAAATGGCAGAGTGGCCGACAGGGGGCGCTCGTTTCAAAAGCCCAATGGTAACACCGTTAGCTTGTACGAAGGCGATGTGATCTATTTCAATTCTATGCGTCACCCATCGGGTAATATCTGGTTGACTGGCGATAACCGTACCGGAGCGGGAGATGGTGACGATGAGCAGATTATCGTAAAGCTGGATTCGCTCGACCCAAAATTCGACCGGATCCTTTTCATTGTAGCTATATACCAGGGCCGCAAAAACAACCAGCATTTTGGTATGGTGGATAACGCTTTTATCCGCGCGGTGGATAACCACGGCAAAGAGATAGCCAAGTTCAGTCTCTCAGGCGATTCAACCTATAATGGCATGTGCTCCATGACCTTTGCCGAAGTTTACCGTAAAGACGGCACCTGGAAGTTCCGAGCCATTGGCGAACCGCACACTACCGATAATTTTTTAGAACTACTTAAACAATATTAA
- a CDS encoding HAD family hydrolase, with translation MPYYQHYSFDLWLTLIRSNPDYKTERTKIFHRDFNPSGKNIDEVAKAFRTVDLMCNAINERTGKNIDSEEMFLMAISLINDNQLNLNDIDTQKLYADMEALVFNYLPTVYESVTIEVLDNLKQKSGATFSLLSNTGFIKGATLKKVLAKLKMDKYFDFQLYSDEVSMSKPNLEFFNLMLENIKQINKEKNITLTGIIHIGDNPKADIEGATTAGIKSLLVNSNNTSISSLLTYYR, from the coding sequence ATGCCTTATTACCAGCACTATTCTTTTGATCTTTGGCTAACATTGATCCGATCCAATCCTGACTATAAAACCGAGCGTACCAAAATATTTCACCGCGATTTTAATCCATCGGGTAAAAATATTGATGAAGTGGCCAAGGCATTTCGCACCGTCGACCTGATGTGTAATGCCATTAATGAGCGTACCGGTAAGAATATAGATTCGGAAGAAATGTTCCTGATGGCGATTAGCCTGATTAATGATAATCAATTGAATTTGAATGATATCGATACCCAAAAGCTTTATGCCGATATGGAAGCGCTGGTGTTTAACTATTTGCCTACGGTTTATGAATCTGTAACAATTGAGGTATTGGATAATCTAAAACAAAAAAGCGGTGCCACATTTAGCTTGCTAAGCAACACTGGTTTTATAAAAGGAGCAACATTAAAAAAAGTACTGGCCAAATTAAAGATGGATAAATACTTTGATTTTCAGCTGTACTCAGACGAGGTGAGCATGTCGAAACCAAACCTGGAGTTTTTTAATCTGATGCTTGAAAATATTAAACAGATCAATAAAGAAAAAAATATAACTTTAACGGGCATCATTCACATTGGCGATAACCCTAAGGCCGATATTGAAGGTGCCACGACGGCAGGCATAAAAAGTTTGCTTGTCAATTCAAACAACACATCCATTTCTTCATTATTAACTTATTATAGATAA
- a CDS encoding phosphoribosyltransferase family protein, whose protein sequence is MNTTYSLHHINHAQAFGFNPDDYSRFKFGDDAVARHFGVHLADGFIRDYLIENPIKQQIVVISSPYSFIPTATFAMKNWFVARLNRWLARHGYPVVQETKVHRTITYKEDYGELDAEQRMSLIGNDSFHIDKNFLQGKTLIFLDDIKITGSHERMIMKMVGEYGLSNDIFMLYFAELVNKNIHPNIENHLNYHQVKNIFDLDGIIKSNSFSINTRIVKYILNYDFESFCIFIQDQTFDFINLLYDMALGNGYHTIEAYEHNLNFIKENLFLNNHKLIQHGN, encoded by the coding sequence ATGAACACTACCTACTCATTACATCATATTAACCATGCGCAGGCATTTGGGTTTAACCCGGATGATTACAGCCGTTTTAAATTTGGCGATGATGCGGTGGCCAGGCACTTCGGTGTTCACCTTGCCGATGGTTTTATCAGGGATTACCTCATCGAAAACCCCATTAAACAGCAAATTGTGGTGATATCGAGCCCGTACTCGTTTATCCCTACGGCCACCTTTGCCATGAAAAACTGGTTTGTGGCCCGGCTTAACCGCTGGCTGGCCCGGCATGGTTATCCCGTAGTGCAGGAAACCAAGGTACACCGTACTATCACCTACAAGGAAGATTACGGCGAACTGGATGCCGAGCAAAGAATGAGCCTGATCGGTAACGACTCGTTTCATATCGATAAGAATTTTTTGCAGGGCAAAACGCTGATATTTCTGGATGATATCAAAATAACCGGCAGTCACGAACGCATGATCATGAAAATGGTGGGCGAATACGGGCTCAGCAACGATATATTCATGCTGTACTTTGCCGAGCTGGTAAACAAAAACATCCATCCCAATATCGAGAACCATTTAAATTATCACCAGGTAAAAAATATTTTTGATCTGGATGGCATTATCAAAAGCAACAGCTTCAGTATCAATACCCGTATCGTAAAGTATATTTTAAATTACGATTTTGAGAGTTTTTGTATTTTTATTCAGGATCAAACTTTTGATTTTATAAACTTGCTTTATGATATGGCTTTGGGCAATGGCTATCATACCATTGAAGCTTACGAACATAACCTAAACTTTATAAAAGAAAACCTATTTTTAAACAATCATAAATTAATTCAACATGGCAATTAA
- a CDS encoding TerD family protein: MAINLQKGQRESINAPKFTIGLGWDTNSSSTGSAFDLDASAFILGDNKKIVADEYFVFYNNLKSPDGAVEHTGDNLTGDGDGDDEQIKVDLSKIDAKVAEICIVVTIHEAEARKQNFGQVRNSFIRIFDTATGADILKYELEEDFSIETAVEFGRIYKKDNNWKFEAVGVGMKGGLQDYLTKYQ; this comes from the coding sequence ATGGCAATTAACTTGCAAAAAGGTCAACGGGAAAGCATTAATGCCCCCAAATTTACCATTGGCCTGGGATGGGATACCAACAGTTCTTCAACAGGGAGCGCGTTTGATTTGGACGCTTCTGCTTTTATATTAGGTGATAACAAAAAAATTGTAGCCGACGAATACTTTGTTTTTTACAACAACCTGAAATCGCCGGATGGCGCTGTTGAACATACCGGCGACAACCTGACCGGTGATGGCGATGGCGACGATGAGCAGATTAAAGTTGACCTGTCGAAAATTGACGCTAAAGTAGCCGAAATATGCATCGTGGTAACTATACACGAAGCCGAGGCACGCAAGCAAAACTTTGGCCAGGTACGCAACTCTTTCATAAGGATATTTGATACCGCAACGGGCGCTGATATTTTAAAATATGAGCTGGAAGAGGATTTTTCGATAGAAACTGCTGTTGAGTTTGGCCGTATCTACAAAAAAGATAACAACTGGAAGTTTGAGGCTGTAGGCGTTGGTATGAAAGGCGGTTTACAGGATTATTTAACCAAATACCAATAA
- a CDS encoding TerD family protein, translating to MAINLQKGQRISLEKSNGSKLQTVCVGINWGAIEKKGLFGFGTTKEAVDLDASCALYDDNKQLIDVVYFGHLKSKDGAVRHSGDDLTGDMSGDDGLDNEVITVDLSALSSSVGYVAFILNSFRGQDFGTIPFASIRIYEGTPTRVNEVFATYDIAHSKDFAGHVSMAMGVFYKKNGEWKFNAIGEPTRDRKLEESVKTMAQNYL from the coding sequence ATGGCTATCAATCTTCAAAAAGGACAAAGGATAAGTCTGGAAAAAAGTAACGGCAGCAAATTGCAAACTGTTTGTGTTGGCATTAACTGGGGCGCTATTGAAAAAAAAGGCCTGTTTGGTTTTGGCACTACAAAAGAAGCGGTTGATTTGGATGCCAGCTGCGCACTATATGATGATAACAAACAACTGATAGATGTAGTTTACTTCGGTCACCTGAAATCAAAAGATGGAGCGGTAAGGCATAGCGGCGACGATTTGACCGGCGATATGAGTGGTGATGACGGCCTGGACAATGAAGTGATCACGGTTGATCTATCGGCCTTGAGCAGTTCTGTTGGTTACGTGGCTTTTATCCTCAATAGCTTCCGCGGGCAGGATTTTGGTACTATTCCTTTTGCATCTATCCGCATTTATGAAGGTACCCCAACCCGGGTAAACGAAGTATTTGCCACCTATGATATTGCGCACAGCAAAGATTTTGCCGGCCATGTATCTATGGCGATGGGTGTATTTTACAAAAAGAACGGCGAATGGAAATTTAACGCCATTGGCGAACCAACCCGCGACAGGAAACTGGAAGAGTCGGTTAAAACCATGGCACAGAATTATTTATAG
- a CDS encoding toxic anion resistance protein: MEGTPGNNELNITPVNLDINPAPVNNPNTPAKLLDKEGNVDLTNITPTEVQKYGEVAKALDPKDVNSILNYGTEVQNSMEKYSNTFLTSVRTYNSGEVGGLINELLTELNYIDVDELNQNAFTSFISHIPFMKKLVVDAKKLFQKYDTVINNIDKITNKIKAGRVNSLKDNSSLQTMFDSNVGYIHQMEELIISGQLKYNELSEQLAQMDANPSAYNDYEIADMRDFVNRLDKRLADLKVVRFIMLQSLAQIRVVQSNNTTIAEKAQSIVSTTIPVWKNQLTIAVALNRQKENVEMQKKISDTTNTILQKNAELLKQNSIDVAKENEKTVVSLDTLKKTTASLIETLTEVKRIHEEGTANRKTLNTELQNLEVELKKTVTNA, from the coding sequence ATGGAAGGCACACCAGGAAATAACGAACTAAATATAACACCGGTTAATTTAGATATTAATCCGGCTCCGGTTAATAATCCTAACACACCGGCAAAATTGCTGGATAAAGAAGGTAATGTCGATTTAACCAATATTACCCCTACCGAGGTGCAAAAATATGGCGAGGTAGCCAAGGCCCTCGACCCTAAGGATGTAAACTCCATCCTCAATTATGGTACAGAGGTTCAAAACTCGATGGAAAAGTATAGCAATACTTTCCTCACTTCGGTACGTACCTATAACTCGGGCGAGGTTGGTGGTCTCATTAACGAGCTGCTTACCGAACTGAACTATATTGATGTGGATGAACTGAACCAAAACGCGTTCACCTCTTTTATATCGCACATACCTTTTATGAAAAAGCTGGTGGTTGATGCCAAAAAGCTTTTCCAGAAGTATGATACGGTAATTAACAACATTGATAAGATCACCAATAAGATCAAAGCAGGTCGCGTTAATTCATTAAAGGATAACAGCTCGCTGCAAACCATGTTTGACAGCAACGTGGGCTACATCCACCAAATGGAAGAGCTCATTATATCGGGCCAGTTAAAATACAACGAGCTGAGCGAGCAGCTGGCACAAATGGATGCCAATCCATCGGCCTATAACGATTATGAAATTGCCGATATGCGCGATTTTGTGAACCGTTTAGACAAACGCCTGGCCGATCTGAAAGTGGTACGTTTCATCATGCTGCAATCGCTTGCGCAAATACGCGTGGTGCAAAGCAACAATACTACCATTGCCGAAAAAGCGCAGTCTATCGTATCTACCACTATCCCGGTTTGGAAAAACCAGCTCACCATTGCTGTGGCGTTGAACCGCCAAAAGGAGAACGTGGAGATGCAGAAAAAGATCTCGGACACCACCAACACCATCTTGCAAAAGAACGCCGAACTGCTGAAACAAAACAGTATCGATGTGGCCAAGGAAAATGAGAAAACCGTTGTGTCGCTGGATACTTTGAAGAAAACAACCGCGTCGCTTATTGAAACCCTTACCGAGGTTAAACGCATCCATGAAGAAGGTACTGCCAACCGCAAAACCCTCAACACCGAACTGCAAAACCTGGAAGTGGAACTGAAAAAGACAGTGACCAACGCATAA
- a CDS encoding TerC family protein → MDFLHTILGPDIKAGLLIILNLIVIESLLSVDNAAVLATMVLDLPPTQRKKALRYGILGAYILRGVCLFLAAWLVKIWWLKPIGGLYLLYLSFNYFKGKIQAASGDGGDEEVDKSKNWLYRSTVGVFGVFWATVALVELMDLAFSIDNVFAAVAFTDHVVLIYIGVFIGILAMRFVAQAFVKLMEKFTFLETVAFIVIGVLGIKLSASLFVHFNETSSFSKFMESEKADIFTSVFTVGVFIIPVLTSLLFNFPKRHTTEPEVAEAAEDVLDKQ, encoded by the coding sequence ATGGATTTCTTACACACCATCCTGGGCCCCGACATTAAAGCCGGTTTGCTCATTATTTTAAACCTTATTGTGATCGAGAGTTTGCTTTCGGTTGATAACGCCGCGGTACTGGCTACCATGGTTTTGGATCTGCCGCCCACCCAGCGTAAAAAAGCGCTGAGATATGGGATACTGGGCGCTTATATATTGCGCGGGGTATGTTTGTTTTTGGCAGCCTGGCTGGTAAAAATATGGTGGTTAAAACCTATTGGGGGCTTATACCTGTTGTACCTGAGCTTTAATTATTTTAAAGGGAAAATTCAGGCGGCCAGCGGCGATGGAGGGGATGAAGAGGTGGATAAAAGCAAGAACTGGCTGTACCGCTCAACCGTAGGTGTATTTGGTGTATTTTGGGCTACCGTAGCATTAGTAGAACTGATGGACCTGGCCTTTTCTATCGATAACGTGTTTGCCGCCGTGGCCTTTACAGATCATGTAGTGTTGATATATATTGGCGTATTCATCGGTATACTGGCCATGCGTTTTGTAGCTCAAGCCTTTGTGAAGCTGATGGAAAAATTTACTTTTCTGGAGACGGTTGCCTTTATCGTGATTGGTGTTCTGGGAATTAAATTATCGGCATCACTGTTTGTGCACTTTAATGAAACATCGTCCTTCTCCAAATTTATGGAGAGTGAAAAGGCTGATATTTTTACCTCGGTATTTACCGTTGGCGTATTCATTATCCCGGTATTAACATCGCTGTTATTTAACTTTCCCAAAAGGCACACCACCGAACCTGAAGTAGCCGAAGCAGCCGAGGATGTGCTGGATAAGCAATAA
- a CDS encoding phosphatidylglycerophosphatase A family protein — MNLNKIIASIFGIGFLKGGGTYAAIVTCGFIWLLWQSPVLQNPWYLLAITIVITLLGVYVSNKVEPDWGEDSSRVVIDEVAGMLIAVVFVPINIYCLIGGLILFRFFDIVKPLGIRKMEALPSGTGVMMDDVLAGVYSNILVWAGYLLWLKFGG; from the coding sequence ATGAACTTAAACAAAATAATAGCATCCATATTTGGCATCGGGTTTTTAAAAGGTGGCGGTACCTATGCGGCTATAGTAACCTGCGGGTTTATTTGGCTGCTATGGCAAAGCCCGGTATTGCAAAATCCCTGGTATCTGCTTGCCATTACCATTGTAATAACCCTGCTGGGTGTATATGTAAGCAACAAGGTTGAACCAGATTGGGGCGAAGACAGCTCACGCGTGGTAATAGATGAGGTTGCCGGTATGCTGATAGCGGTTGTGTTTGTACCCATAAATATCTATTGCCTTATCGGCGGACTAATCCTGTTCCGCTTTTTTGATATTGTAAAACCCCTGGGCATCCGCAAAATGGAAGCCCTACCCAGCGGCACCGGCGTGATGATGGACGACGTACTGGCAGGCGTTTACTCCAATATACTGGTATGGGCAGGCTACCTGCTTTGGCTTAAGTTTGGTGGATAA
- a CDS encoding GMC oxidoreductase, whose translation MPDSTERPTANTDHLTYDAIVIGSGISGGWAAKELCEFGLKTLVLERGRNVEHIKDYPTATMDPWQFKHRGQMTREFLEENPLISKAAGFGEATEHFFIKDKDHPYIQEKPFDWIRGYQVGGKSLTWGRACQRWSQYEFINPERFGYGIAWPIGYDDVAPWYSHVEKFIGVCGNKDGIEAMPDGEFLPPFDMNCVQEVISKKISEYYPDRHLVHARWAHLTKPNQVHLDQGRGKCQARDMCMRGCPFGGYFSSVSSTLPWAKRTGNLTIRPFSVVHSVIYDEKLGKATGVKVIDTNTKEVIEYKAKIIFMNASALNTNLILLNSTSARFPNGLGNDNGLLGKYVAFQNYRASVTASMDGFLDRYYFGRNPTELILANYRNLHQQETDYKGGFTTFMGAYRHQHPAEKPVGEIGGDYKDSLTEPGGWQVYMYLQGETIPKESNHVRLSKDQKDQWGIPLLITSVEYDDNDERMIQDFLTQSADMLQKAGCTNIEKHENKQAPGLDIHEMGGVRMGKDPKTSLLNQWNQLHLCKNVFVTDGACMTSTGNQSPSILYMALTARAVNYAVEEIRKGNL comes from the coding sequence ATGCCTGATTCAACAGAAAGACCAACTGCAAACACAGATCATTTAACTTATGATGCCATTGTTATAGGCTCGGGCATTAGCGGTGGCTGGGCCGCCAAGGAATTGTGCGAGTTCGGTTTAAAAACCCTGGTACTGGAACGCGGACGGAATGTGGAACATATTAAAGACTATCCAACAGCCACCATGGATCCCTGGCAGTTTAAACATCGCGGGCAAATGACCCGGGAGTTTTTGGAAGAGAATCCGCTGATCAGCAAAGCGGCCGGTTTTGGTGAAGCTACCGAGCATTTCTTTATAAAAGATAAGGACCATCCTTATATACAGGAAAAACCCTTCGACTGGATACGGGGCTACCAGGTTGGCGGTAAATCACTCACCTGGGGGCGGGCCTGCCAGCGCTGGAGCCAATATGAGTTTATCAATCCCGAGCGTTTTGGCTACGGTATTGCCTGGCCCATCGGCTATGATGATGTGGCGCCATGGTATTCGCACGTAGAAAAATTTATTGGTGTATGTGGCAATAAAGACGGCATTGAGGCCATGCCCGATGGCGAGTTTCTGCCTCCTTTTGATATGAATTGTGTGCAGGAGGTGATCAGCAAAAAAATCAGTGAGTATTACCCCGACCGTCACCTGGTACACGCGCGATGGGCACATCTAACCAAACCCAACCAGGTTCATCTTGATCAGGGACGCGGCAAATGCCAGGCACGCGATATGTGTATGCGCGGCTGCCCTTTTGGGGGTTATTTTAGTTCGGTAAGTTCAACGCTGCCCTGGGCCAAAAGAACAGGCAACCTTACTATTAGACCATTCTCAGTGGTGCACTCCGTTATCTATGATGAAAAGCTGGGTAAAGCCACAGGTGTTAAAGTGATTGACACCAACACCAAAGAGGTGATCGAATATAAAGCCAAGATCATTTTCATGAATGCTTCGGCATTGAACACCAACCTCATCCTGTTGAATTCAACCTCGGCGCGCTTTCCTAATGGCTTGGGTAACGATAACGGACTGCTGGGCAAATACGTAGCCTTCCAAAACTATCGCGCGTCGGTAACCGCCAGCATGGATGGCTTTTTAGACCGATATTATTTTGGCCGGAATCCAACAGAATTAATCCTGGCCAATTACCGCAACCTCCATCAACAGGAAACCGACTACAAAGGGGGATTTACTACCTTTATGGGTGCTTATCGTCACCAACATCCGGCCGAAAAGCCTGTAGGAGAAATTGGCGGCGACTATAAAGACTCGCTGACTGAACCCGGAGGCTGGCAGGTATACATGTATCTGCAGGGCGAAACTATCCCCAAAGAAAGCAATCACGTACGCCTTAGTAAAGATCAGAAAGATCAATGGGGCATTCCACTCCTGATCACCTCAGTAGAGTACGATGATAACGATGAACGTATGATACAGGATTTTTTAACCCAAAGCGCTGATATGCTGCAAAAAGCAGGCTGTACCAACATCGAGAAGCATGAGAACAAACAAGCTCCCGGGCTGGACATCCACGAAATGGGTGGCGTACGCATGGGCAAGGATCCAAAAACTTCCTTGTTAAACCAATGGAATCAATTACACCTATGCAAAAATGTATTTGTGACCGATGGCGCCTGCATGACCAGCACCGGCAATCAAAGTCCGTCGATACTGTACATGGCTTTAACGGCTCGCGCAGTGAATTATGCCGTGGAAGAGATTAGGAAAGGCAATTTGTAA
- a CDS encoding 6-phosphogluconolactonase — protein MTIQLYKDYDSLSSAAAYWVWRQIKQKPDSLICFPSGESPTGMFKFLVQYAKEGKIDFSRAHFVGLDEWVGMDKNDEGSCSHYLHEHFFSRLKIAPEQVRFFDAKAADLDEECQKMNEHIANLGGMDMMIVGIGMNGHIGLNEPGTDFNTYAHHSALAPVTIDVAKKYFAQQPQLTEGITLGLRHLTEARTPVLIASGTKKAGIIAQALNGPTTIDIPASIFQNLPNAQIFLDHGAAEKLNKQ, from the coding sequence ATGACTATTCAACTGTATAAAGATTACGATTCCTTATCATCCGCGGCAGCTTATTGGGTGTGGCGGCAGATCAAGCAGAAGCCCGATTCACTGATCTGCTTCCCTTCGGGCGAATCGCCAACCGGGATGTTTAAATTCCTGGTACAATATGCCAAGGAGGGGAAAATAGATTTTAGTCGAGCGCATTTTGTGGGTTTGGATGAATGGGTTGGTATGGATAAAAACGATGAAGGCAGTTGCAGTCATTACCTGCATGAGCATTTCTTTTCACGATTAAAGATAGCACCAGAGCAAGTACGATTTTTCGATGCGAAAGCTGCTGATCTTGATGAAGAGTGTCAAAAAATGAATGAGCATATTGCTAATCTGGGTGGAATGGATATGATGATCGTGGGTATTGGGATGAACGGCCATATCGGTTTGAATGAACCCGGTACAGATTTTAACACGTATGCACATCACTCCGCATTGGCCCCGGTAACTATCGATGTGGCCAAAAAGTATTTCGCACAGCAACCGCAGCTAACCGAGGGGATTACGCTGGGCTTACGTCATCTGACCGAAGCACGAACCCCGGTACTGATTGCCAGCGGCACGAAAAAGGCGGGTATTATAGCACAGGCTTTGAATGGACCGACGACTATCGATATACCAGCTTCCATCTTTCAAAATCTGCCAAACGCACAGATCTTTTTGGATCATGGTGCAGCAGAAAAGCTCAATAAGCAGTAA
- a CDS encoding Gfo/Idh/MocA family protein, with protein MNRTKVAILGTGFITDIHMESYHRFIPEAEVVAVYGRNPDKAKAFAEKYEIAQWFDDIDKLIAESGCEVVDICLPNYLHAQATIKAANAGKHIIIEKPLAVTLEEADEMIAVCKANNVKLMYAEELCFAPKYERARQLVKDGAVGEVFMLKQGEKHSGPHSDWFYDINLAGGGVIMDMGCHALGWFRWMLNHAKVSNVYATMSTVFHKDRTKGEDNSVIIVEFENGVTAVAENSWAKHGGMDDRCEIYGTGGVIYADLFMGNAAVTYSRDGYGYAMEKADTSKGWSFTIFEEAFNQGYPHELKHFIDCVRHDKPPLVTGEDGRAVLEIIYAAYASAGQGKKINLPFSAKVAKPIDLWLNHQ; from the coding sequence ATGAACAGAACCAAAGTGGCCATACTCGGGACCGGTTTCATTACCGATATCCACATGGAATCATACCATCGTTTTATACCCGAGGCCGAAGTGGTTGCCGTATATGGCCGCAACCCGGATAAAGCCAAAGCCTTTGCCGAAAAATATGAGATAGCACAATGGTTTGATGATATCGACAAGCTTATTGCCGAATCTGGTTGCGAGGTGGTGGATATCTGCCTGCCCAATTATCTCCACGCGCAAGCTACCATCAAAGCGGCCAATGCCGGTAAGCATATCATTATTGAAAAACCGCTGGCCGTAACGCTGGAAGAAGCCGATGAAATGATTGCCGTTTGCAAAGCCAACAATGTAAAGCTGATGTACGCCGAAGAATTATGCTTCGCACCAAAATATGAGCGTGCCCGGCAATTGGTAAAAGATGGTGCCGTAGGCGAGGTATTTATGCTGAAACAGGGCGAAAAACATTCGGGACCGCACAGCGATTGGTTTTATGATATAAACCTGGCCGGCGGTGGTGTTATTATGGATATGGGCTGCCATGCGCTGGGCTGGTTTAGGTGGATGCTTAACCACGCCAAAGTGAGTAATGTATACGCTACCATGAGCACCGTATTTCATAAGGACCGTACTAAAGGCGAAGATAATTCGGTGATTATTGTAGAATTTGAGAATGGCGTAACCGCTGTAGCCGAAAATAGCTGGGCCAAACATGGCGGCATGGACGACCGCTGTGAAATATATGGCACAGGGGGCGTAATTTATGCCGACCTGTTTATGGGCAATGCCGCGGTAACCTATAGTCGCGACGGTTACGGTTACGCGATGGAAAAAGCCGATACCTCCAAGGGCTGGAGCTTCACCATTTTTGAGGAAGCTTTTAACCAGGGCTATCCGCATGAATTGAAACACTTTATTGATTGTGTGCGCCACGATAAACCCCCATTGGTAACTGGCGAAGATGGTCGCGCCGTACTGGAGATCATTTACGCGGCCTATGCTTCGGCTGGACAGGGTAAAAAGATCAACCTGCCGTTCTCGGCCAAAGTAGCTAAGCCTATCGACCTTTGGTTAAACCATCAATAA